Below is a window of Borrelia puertoricensis DNA.
CATTTCAAGAACTTCACTATAATGTTTTAATATTAATTATAAGGAGAGATAATATGAAAAAAAGTAACTTTATTTTATTTACTTTACTTGCTTTACTACTAATTAATAGTTGTGACTGGTTTGATTTTGATAAAGATGTCAAAAGTAGAGGTAGAAGCAAAAGAGAGATAACAGAAGAAGAAAAAACACCTGAAGAACTATTAAAAGAAAAGCTAAATGAAGGTCAAAGGAAAGGACTAGAATTCTTTAAAAAATCATTAAAAAATAAGAGTGATTTTGACAAGTTCTTAAATTTTGACGAATCTGAAATAAAGCAAGTACTTAATCACATACAAAGTGAAATTGAAACATGCAAAAACAATAATGATCTAGAAGAGGGTAAAGATAGACTTAAAATTGCTATACAAAACACATTTGAAATTGACAATTATAATTTTGATGAATTTAAAAAATCAAATGGTTGTGTAAATAACAAATCCGAGATAAGTAAAAAACAAAGTAAAGCTAGATTTAATAATAAGAATGTAAGACAATGGAAAAAGGTTAAAGATTCCAATTTAAATAATGCAAAGAAAACAAAACAA
It encodes the following:
- a CDS encoding Mlp family lipoprotein; amino-acid sequence: MKKSNFILFTLLALLLINSCDWFDFDKDVKSRGRSKREITEEEKTPEELLKEKLNEGQRKGLEFFKKSLKNKSDFDKFLNFDESEIKQVLNHIQSEIETCKNNNDLEEGKDRLKIAIQNTFEIDNYNFDEFKKSNGCVNNKSEISKKQSKARFNNKNVRQWKKVKDSNLNNAKKTKQIKNYYFNINYGT